The following are from one region of the Saccharomyces cerevisiae S288C chromosome I, complete sequence genome:
- a CDS encoding truncated gag-pol fusion protein (Retrotransposon TYA Gag and TYB Pol genes; Gag processing produces capsid proteins, Pol is cleaved to produce protease, reverse transcriptase and integrase activities; in YARCTy1-1 TYB is mutant and probably non-functional; protein product forms cytoplasmic foci upon DNA replication stress), which yields METFTGYLKSTCFHQISPYPPSIMSIQVKVHANILILSFIECLRMPMHRQIRYSLKNNTITYFNESDVDWSSAIDYQCPDCLIGKSTKHRHIKGSRLKYQNSYEPFQYLHTDIFGPVHNLPKSAPSYFISFTDETTKLRWVYPLHDRREDSILDVFTTILAFIKNQFQASVLVIQMDRGSEYTNRTLHKFLEKNGITPCYTTTADSRAHGVAERLNRTLLDDCRTQLQCSGLPNHLWFSAIEFSTIVRNSLASPKSKKSARQHAGLAGLDISTLLPFGQPVIVNDHNPNSKIHPRGIPGYALHPSRNSYGYIIYLPSLKKTVDTTNYVILQGKESRLDQFNYDALTFDEDLNRLTASYHSFIASNEIQESNDLNIESDHDFQSDIELHPEQPRNVLSKAVSPTDSTPPSTHTEDSKRVSKTNIRAPREVDPNISESNILPSKKRSSTPQISNIESTGSGGMHKLNVPLLAPMSQSNTHESSHASKSKDFRHSDSYSENETNHTNVPISSTGGTNNKTVPQISDQETEKRIIHRSPSIDASPPENNSSHNIVPIKTPTTVSEQNTEESIIADLPLPDLPPESPTEFPDPFKELPPINSHQTNSSLGGIGDSNAYTTINSKKRSLEDNETEIKVSRDTWNTKNMRSLEPPRSKKRIHLIAAVKAVKSIKPIRTTLRYDEAITYNKDIKEKEKYIEAYHKEVNQLLKMNTWDTDKYYDRKEIDPKRVINSMFIFNKKRDGTHKARFVARGDIQHPDTYDTGMQSNTVHHYALMTSLSLALDNNYYITQLDISSAYLYADIKEELYIRPPPHLGMNDKLIRLKKSLYGLKQSGANWYETIKSYLIKQCGMEEVRGWSCVFKNSQVTICLFVDDMILFSKDLNANKKIITTLKKQYDTKIINLGESDNEIQYDILGLEIKYQRGKYMKLGMEKSLTEKLPKLNVPLNPKGKKLRAPGQPGLYIDQDELEIDEDEYKEKVHEMQKLIGLASYVGYKFRFDLLYYINTLAQHILFPSRQVLDMTYELIQFMWDTRDKQLIWHKNKPTEPDNKLVAISDASYGNQPYYKSQIGNIYLLNGKVIGGKSTKASLTCTSTTEAEIHAISESVPLLNNLSYLIQELNKKPIIKGLLTDSRSTISIIKSTNEEKFRNRFFGTKAMRLRDEVSGNNLYVYYIETKKNIADVMTKPLPIKTFKLLTNKWIH from the coding sequence atggagacttttactgggtatctaaaaagtacttgcttccatcaaatatctccgtacccaccatcaataatgtccatacaagtgaaagtacacgcaaatatccttatcctttcattcatcgaatgcttgcgcatgccaatgcacagacaaattcgatactcacttaaaaataacaccatcacgtattttaacgaatcagatgtcgactggtctagtgctattgactatcaatgtcctgattgtttaatcggcaaaagcaccaaacacagacatatcaaaggttcacgactaaaataccaaaattcatacgaaccctttcaatacctacatactgacatatttggtccagttcacaacctaccaaaaagtgcaccatcctatttcatctcatttactgatgagacaacaaaattgCGTTGGGTTTATCCATTACACGACCGTCGCGAGGACTCTATCCtcgatgtttttactacgatactagcttttattaaaaaccagtttcaggccagtgtcttggttatacaaatggaccgtggttctgagtatactaacagaactctccataaattccttgaaaaaaatggtataactccatgctatacaaccacaGCGGATTCCCGAGCACATGGAGTCGCTGAACGGCTAAACCGTACCTTATTAGATGACTGCCGTACTCAACTGCAATGTAGTGGTTTACCGAACCATTTATGGTTCTCTgcaatcgaattttctactattgtgagaaattcactagcttcacctaaaagcaaaaaatctgcaagacaacatgctggcttggcaggacttgatatcagtactttgttacctttcggtcaacctgttatcgtcaatgatcacaaccctaactccaaaatacatcctcgtggcaTCCCAGGCTACGCTCTACATCCGTCtcgaaactcttatggatatatcatctatcttccatccttaaagaagacagtagatacaactaactatgttattcttcagggcaaggaatccagattagatcaattcaattacgacgcactcactttcgatgaagacttAAACCGTTTAACTGCTTCATATCATTCGTTCATTGCGTCAAATGAGATCCAAGAATCCAATGATCTTAACATAGAATCTGACCATGACTTCCAATCCGACATTGAACTACATCCTGAGCAACCGAGAAAtgtcctttcaaaagctgtgagTCCAACCGATTCCACACCTCCGTCAACTCATACTGAAGATTCGAAACGTGTTTctaaaaccaatattcgcgcacccagagaagttgaccccaacatatctgaatctaatattcttccatcaaagaagagatctagcaccccccaaatttccaatatcgAGAGTACCGGTTCGGGTGGTATGcataaattaaatgttcctttacttGCTCCCATGTCCCAATCTAACACACATGAGTCGTCGCACGccagtaaatctaaagatttcagacacTCAGACTCGTACAGTGAAAATGAGACTAATCATACAAACGTACCAATATCCAGTACGGGTggtaccaacaacaaaactgtTCCGCAGATAAGTGACCAAGAGACtgagaaaaggattataCACCGTTCACCTTCAATCGATGCTTCTCCACcggaaaataattcatcgcACAATATTGTTCCTATCAAAACGCCAACTACTGTTTCTGAACAGAATACCGAGGAATCTATCATCGCTGATCTCCCACTCCCTGATCTACCTCCAGAATCTCCTACCGAATTCCCTGACCCATTTAAAGAACTCCCACCGATAAATTCTCATCaaactaattccagtttgggtggtattggtgactctaatgcctatactactatcaacagtaagaaaagatcattagaagataatgaaactgaaattaaggtatcacgagacacatggaatactaagaatatgcgtagtttagaacctccgagatcgaagaaacgaattcacctgattgcagctgtaaaagcagtaaaatcaatcaaaccaatacgGACAACCTTACGATACGATGAGGCAATCacctataataaagatattaaagaaaaagaaaaatatatcgaggcataccacaaagaagtcaaccaactattgaaaatgaatactTGGGACACTgacaaatattatgacagaaaagaaatagaccctaaaagagtaataaactcaatgtttatcttcaacaagaaaCGTGACGGAACTCAtaaagctagatttgttgcaagaggtgaCATTCAGCATCCTGATACGTACGATACAGGTATGCAATCCAACACTGTACATCATTATGCGTTGATGACATCCCTGTCACTtgcattagacaataactactatattacacaattagacatatcttcggcatatttgtatgcagacatcaaagaagaattatacataagacctccaccacatttaggaatgaatgataagttgatacgtttgaagaaatcactttatggattgaaacaaagtggagCGAACTGGTacgaaactatcaaatcatacctgataaaacagtgtggtatggaagaagttcgtggatggtcatgcgtatttaagaatagtcaagtaacaatttgcttattcgttgatgatatgatattgttcagcaaagacttaaatgcaaataagaaaatcataacaacactcaagaaacaatacgatacaaagataataaatctgggtgaaagtgataacgaaattcagtacgacatacttggcttagaaatcaaatatcaaagaggtaaatacatgaaattaggtatggaaaaatccttgacagaaaaattacccaaactaaacgtacctttgaacccaaaaggaaagaaacttagagctccaggtcaaccaggtctttatatagaccaggatgaactagaaatagatgaagatgaatacaaagagaaggtacatgaaatgcaaaagttgattggtctagcttcatatgttggatataaatttagatttgacttactatactacatcaacacacttgctcaacatatactattcccctctaggcaagttttagacatgacatatgagttgatacaattcatgtgggacactagagataaacaactgatatggcacaaaaacaaacctaccgagccagataataaactagtCGCAATAAGTGATGCTTCGTATGGCAACCAACCGTATTATAAATCACAAATTGGcaacatatatttacttaATGGAAAGgtaattggaggaaagtccACCAAGGCTTCATTAACATGTACTTCAACTAcggaagcagaaatacacgcGATAAGTGAATCTGtcccattattaaataatctAAGTTACCTGATAcaagaacttaacaagaaaccaattattaaaGGCTTACTTACTGATAGTAGATCAACgatcagtataattaagtctacaaatgaagagaaatttagaaacagattttttggcacaaaggcaatgagacttagagatgaagtatcaggtaataatttatacgtatactacatcgagaccaagaagaacattgctgatgtgatgacaaaacctcttccgataaaaacatttaaactattaactaacaaatggattcattag
- a CDS encoding gag protein (Retrotransposon TYA Gag gene co-transcribed with TYB Pol; Gag processing produces capsid proteins; in YARCTy1-1 TYB is mutant and probably non-functional), translating into MESQQLSQHSPISHGSACASVTSKEVHTNQDPLDVSASKTEECEKASTKANSQQTTTPASSAVPENPHHASPQTAQSHSPQNGPYPQQCMMTQNQANPSGWSFYGHPSMIPYTPYQMSPMYFPPGPQSQFPQYPSSVGTPLSTPSPESGNTFTDSSSADSDMTSTKKYVRPPPMLTSPNDFPNWVKTYIKFLQNSNLGGIIPTVNGKPVRQITDDELTFLYNTFQIFAPSQFLPTWVKDILSVDYTDIMKILSKSIEKMQSDTQEANDIVTLANLQYNGSTPADAFETKVTNIIDRLNNNGIHINNKVACQLIMRGLSGEYKFLRYTRHRHLNMTVAELFLDIHAIYEEQQGSRNSKPNYRRNPSDEKNDSRSYTNTTKPKVIARNPQKTNNSKSKTARAHNVSTSNNSPSTDNDSISKSTTEPIQLNNKHDLHLRPETY; encoded by the coding sequence atggaatcccaacaattatctcaacattcacccatttctcatggtagcgcctgtgcttcggttacttctaaggaagtccacacaaatcaagatccgttagacgtttcagcttccaaaacagaagaatgTGAGAAGGCTTCCACTAAGGCTAACTCTCAACAGACAACAACACCTGCttcatcagctgttccagagaacccCCATCATGCCTCTCCTCAAACTGCTCAGTCACATTCACCACAGAATGGGCCGTACCCACAGCAGTGCATGATGACCCAAAACCAAGCCAATCCATCTGGTTGGTCATTTTACGGACACCCATCTATGATTCCGTATAcaccttatcaaatgtcgcctatgtactttccacctgggccacaatcacagtttccgcagtatccatcatcagttggaacGCCTCTGAGCACTCCATCACCTGAGTCAggtaatacatttactgattcatcctcagcggactctgatatgacatccactaaaaaatatgtcagaccaccaccaatgttaacctcacctaatgactttccaaattgggttaaaacatacatcaaatttttacaaaactcgaatctcggtggtattattccgACAGTAAACGGAAAACCCGTACGTCAGatcactgatgatgaactcaccttcttgtataacacttttcaaatatttgctcccTCTCAATTCCTACCTACCTGGGTCAAAGACATCCTATCCGTTGATTATAcggatatcatgaaaattctttccaaaagtattgaaaaaatgcaatctgATACCCAAGAGGCAAACGACATTGTGACCctggcaaatttgcaatataatggcagtacacctgcagatgcatttgaaacaaaagtcacaaacattatcgacagactgaacaataatggcattcatatcaataacaaggtcgcatgccaattaattatgagaggtctatctggcgaatataaatttttacgctaCACACGTCATCGAcatctaaatatgacagtcgctgaactgttcttagatatccatgctatttatgaagaacaacagggATCGAGAAACAGTAAACCTAATTACAGGAGAAATCCgagtgatgagaagaatgattctcgcagctatacgaatacaaccaaacccaaagttatagctcggaatcctcaaaaaacaaataattcgaaatcgaaaacagcCAGGGCTCACAATGTATCCACATCTAATAACTCTCCCAGCACGGACAACGATTCcatcagtaaatcaactactgaaccgattcaattgaacaataagcaCGACCTTCATCTTAGGCCAGAAACTTACTGA
- the BUD14 gene encoding protein phosphatase regulator BUD14 (Protein phosphatase regulator; subunit of the Bud14p-Glc7p complex that localizes Glc7p to the cell cortex where it activates the dynein/dynactin complex; subunit of the KFRC complex with Kel1p and Kel2p that regulates Bnr1p (formin) to control actin cable assembly, cytokinesis, and polarized growth; involved in spindle pole body size maintenance; involved in bud-site selection; relative distribution to the nucleus increases upon DNA replication stress): protein MSNKEEHVDETSASGVKEVSSIAARHDNGYAPSLITSTSGMDSFQSHALLNDPTLIEDYSDIINNRPTSGSKLTLGNEDSESMGGSVVVTPTSNKSSPFNSKLNILSNAAEKGHDVLRNRDDDKELEEENVEKHMHSNSKRDQRHYKENSSELPDSYDYSDSEFEDNLERRLQEIETDSVDSADKDEVHFSVNNTMNPDVDDFSDGLKYAISEDEDEEENYSDDDDFDRKFQDSGFQGEKDDLEEENDDYQPLSPPRELDPDKLYALYAFNGHDSSHCQLGQDEPCILLNDQDAYWWLVKRITDGKIGFAPAEILETFPERLARLNCWKNENMSSQSVASSDSKDDSISSGNKNQSDAESIIPTPALNGYGKGNKSVSFNDVVGYADRFIDDAIEDTSLDSNDDGGEGNGQSYDDDVDNDKETKVTHRDEYTEAKLNFGKFQDDDTSDVVSDVSFSTSLNTPLNVKKVRRQDNKNESEPKTSSSKDREDDYNANRYVGQEKSEPVDSDYDTDLKKVFEAPRMPFANGMAKSDSQNSLSTIGEFSPSSSEWTNESPSTPIVEESSSIPSSRAIKDISQYIHAKSKIEETTNVENTEGQIQASLGSSGGMANQTDAEQPKEELEKHHSTPEEEKQSTLSLHSSSEEDFYMDEQRAVSSASINSSLSGSRALSNTNMSDPASKPNSLVQHLYAPVFDRMDVLMKQLDEIIRK from the coding sequence ATGAGTAATAAGGAAGAGCATGTTGATGAGACTTCCGCAAGTGGTGTCAAGGAGGTTAGTTCTATAGCTGCTAGACATGACAATGGTTACGCGCCTTCGCTAATCACGTCGACGTCGGGCATGGACTCCTTTCAATCGCACGCGCTACTGAATGATCCAACCCTAATAGAGGATTATTCAGATATCATTAATAATAGGCCTACAAGTGGAAGTAAACTTACTTTAGGAAACGAGGATTCGGAGAGTATGGGCGGAAGTGTTGTGGTGACTCCGACTTCGAATAAGAGTTCGCCCTTCAATTCGAAACTTAATATACTGAGTAATGCGGCAGAAAAGGGCCATGATGTTCTGCGAAATAGAGATGATGACAAAGAGTTAGAGGAGGAGAACGTGGAAAAACATATGCATAGCAACAGTAAAAGGGATCAGCGACattacaaagaaaattcttcGGAATTGCCCGACTCATATGATTATTCGGATTCTGAATTTGAGGacaatttggaaagaagGCTACAAGAGATCGAAACTGATTCCGTGGATAGCGCCGATAAGGATGAGGTGCATTTTTCAGTGAATAATACAATGAACCCTGACGTTGACGATTTTAGTGATGGCTTGAAATACGCCATCTCGGAGGACgaggatgaagaggaaaactACTCTGATGACGATGACTTTGacagaaaatttcaagattcAGGGTTTCAAGGGGAGAAAGACGATTTGGAGGAGGAAAACGACGATTACCAACCCTTATCGCCGCCAAGAGAACTGGACCCTGATAAACTATATGCTTTATATGCGTTCAATGGCCATGATTCTTCACATTGTCAATTAGGGCAAGACGAACCTTGTATACTTTTGAATGACCAGGATGCCTATTGGTGGCTGGTTAAGAGGATCACTGATGGTAAAATCGGGTTTGCGCCAGCGGAAATTCTAGAAACCTTTCCAGAAAGACTAGCTCGATTGAATTGctggaaaaatgaaaacatgTCTTCTCAATCGGTTGCTTCCTCCGATTCGAAAGATGATTCCATCAGCTCTGGTAACAAGAATCAAAGTGATGCAGAGAGTATAATTCCGACACCTGCACTGAATGGATATGGTAAGGGGAACAAATCTGTTAGTTTCAATGATGTTGTCGGTTATGCAGACAGGTTTATAGATGATGCAATTGAAGATACCTCGTTAGATAGTAACGATGATGGCGGTGAAGGCAATGGACAGTCGTACGACGATGATGTTGATAACGACaaggaaacaaaagtaaCGCACCGGGACGAATACACTGAAGCGAAGTTAAATTTTGGCAAATTCCAGGATGATGATACGAGCGATGTAGTGAGCGACGTCTCCTTTAGTACATCTTTGAATACACCACTAAATGTGAAAAAAGTTCGGAGACAAGACAACAAAAACGAAAGTGAGCCTAAGACATCATCGAGTAAAGACAGAGAAGATGATTATAATGCAAATCGGTATGTGGGGCAAGAAAAGTCTGAACCGGTTGACAGTGATTACGATACCGATCTGAAAAAAGTATTTGAAGCGCCTCGTATGCCATTTGCGAATGGTATGGCAAAATCAGACTCTCAAAATTCCCTTTCAACAATTGGCGAGTTTTCACCGTCGTCGTCAGAATGGACAAACGAATCACCATCCACTCCAATAGTTGAAGAAAGCAGCAGTATTCCATCATCTAGAGCAATAAAGGACATTTCACAATATATTCATGCAAAATCGAAAATTGAAGAGACAACAAACGTGGAAAACACAGAGGGGCAAATTCAAGCCAGCTTGGGGTCTAGTGGAGGAATGGCAAATCAAACTGACGCAGAACAACCTAAAGAGGAGCTAGAAAAACATCACAGTACCCccgaagaagaaaagcaatCAACCTTATCGTTACACTCATCatctgaagaagatttttATATGGATGAACAAAGGGCGGTATCATCAGCAAGCATAAATAGTTCACTTTCCGGATCAAGGGCATTGTCTAATACCAATATGTCCGATCCGGCTTCGAAGCCCAATTCTTTGGTTCAACATCTCTATGCTCCAGTTTTTGACAGAATGGATGTGTTGATGAAACAAttggatgaaattattcGTAAATGA
- the ADE1 gene encoding phosphoribosylaminoimidazolesuccinocarboxamide synthase (N-succinyl-5-aminoimidazole-4-carboxamide ribotide synthetase; required for 'de novo' purine nucleotide biosynthesis; red pigment accumulates in mutant cells deprived of adenine; protein abundance increases in response to DNA replication stress), with the protein MSITKTELDGILPLVARGKVRDIYEVDAGTLLFVATDRISAYDVIMENSIPEKGILLTKLSEFWFKFLSNDVRNHLVDIAPGKTIFDYLPAKLSEPKYKTQLEDRSLLVHKHKLIPLEVIVRGYITGSAWKEYVKTGTVHGLKQPQGLKESQEFPEPIFTPSTKAEQGEHDENISPAQAAELVGEDLSRRVAELAVKLYSKCKDYAKEKGIIIADTKFEFGIDEKTNEIILVDEVLTPDSSRFWNGASYKVGESQDSYDKQFLRDWLTANKLNGVNGVKMPQDIVDRTRAKYIEAYETLTGSKWSH; encoded by the coding sequence ATGTCAATTACGAAGACTGAACTGGACGGTATATTGCCATTGGTGGCCAGAGGTAAAGTTAGAGACATATATGAGGTAGACGCTGGTACGTTGCTGTTTGTTGCTACGGATCGTATCTCTGCATATGACGTTATTATGGAAAACAGCATTCCTGAAAAGGGGATCCTATTGACCAAACTGTCAGAGTTCTGGTTCAAGTTCCTGTCCAACGATGTTCGTAATCATTTGGTCGACATCGCCCCAGGTAAGACTATTTTCGATTATCTACCTGCAAAATTGAGCGAACCAAAGTACAAAACGCAACTAGAAGACCGCTCTCTATTGGTTCACAAACATAAACTAATTCCATTGGAAGTAATTGTCAGAGGCTACATCACCGGATCTGCTTGGAAAGAGTACGTAAAAACAGGTACTGTGCATGGTTTGAAACAACCTCAAGGACTTAAAGAATCTCAAGAGTTCCCAGAACCAATCTTCACCCCATCGACCAAGGCTGAACAAGGTGAACATGACGAAAACATCTCTCCTGCCCAGGCCGCTGAGCTGGTGGGTGAAGATTTGTCACGTAGAGTGGCAGAACTGGCTGTAAAACTGTACTCCAAGTGCAAAGATTATGCTAAGGAGAAGGGCATCATCATCGCAGACACTAAATTCGAATTCGGTATTGACGAAAAGACCAATGAAATTATTCTAGTGGACGAGGTGCTAACGCCAGACTCCTCTAGATTCTGGAACGGTGCCTCTTATAAGGTAGGAGAATCCCAAGATTCTTACGATAAGCAATTTTTAAGAGACTGGCTTACTGCTAATAAGTTGAACGGTGTTAACGGCGTCAAAATGCCCCAAGACATTGTCGACAGGACAAGGGCCAAATATATAGAGGCTTATGAAACATTGACAGGGTCTAAATGGTCTCACTAA
- the KIN3 gene encoding serine/threonine protein kinase KIN3 (Nonessential serine/threonine protein kinase; possible role in DNA damage response; influences tolerance to high levels of ethanol), producing the protein MHRRQFFQEYRSPQQQQGHPPRSEYQVLEEIGRGSFGSVRKVIHIPTKKLLVRKDIKYGHMNSKERQQLIAECSILSQLKHENIVEFYNWDFDEQKEVLYLYMEYCSRGDLSQMIKHYKQEHKYIPEKIVWGILAQLLTALYKCHYGVELPTLTTIYDRMKPPVKGKNIVIHRDLKPGNIFLSYDDSDYNINEQVDGHEEVNSNYYRDHRVNSGKRGSPMDYSQVVVKLGDFGLAKSLETSIQFATTYVGTPYYMSPEVLMDQPYSPLSDIWSLGCVIFEMCSLHPPFQAKNYLELQTKIKNGKCDTVPEYYSRGLNAIIHSMIDVNLRTRPSTFELLQDIQIRTARKSLQLERFERKLLDYENELTNIEKILEKQAIEYERELSQLKEQFTQAVEERAREVISGKKVGKVPESINGYYGKKFAKPAYHWQTRYR; encoded by the coding sequence ATGCATAGACGACAGTTTTTCCAAGAATACCGTAGTCCTCAGCAGCAGCAGGGACACCCACCAAGGTCAGAATACCAAGTTCTCGAAGAAATTGGGAGAGGTTCATTTGGGTCTGTACGAAAAGTCATCCATATACCTACCAAGAAACTTTTGGTTAGAAAGGATATCAAATATGGCCATATGAATAGCAAAGAGAGACAACAGCTGATCGCTGAATGTAGCATTCTATCGCAGTTGAAGCATGAAAATATTGTAGAATTTTATAACTGGGACTTCgatgaacaaaaagaagtGTTATACCTTTATATGGAATATTGTTCCAGGGGTGATTTATCCCAGATGATTAAGCACTACAAACAGGAGCATAAATATATACCAGAAAAAATTGTGTGGGGTATCCTGGCCCAATTATTGACTGCGCTCTATAAATGTCATTATGGTGTTGAATTGCCAACTTTGACCACAATATATGACCGGATGAAACCACCGGTAAAAGGCAAAAACATCGTTATCCATCGTGATCTGAAACCAGGAAATATATTCTTAAGCTATGATGATAGCGATTACAATATTAATGAACAAGTAGACGGTCACGAGGAAGTGAATAGTAATTATTACAGAGACCATAGAGTGAATTCAGGGAAAAGGGGGAGCCCTATGGACTATAGTCAAGTTGTGGTAAAGTTAGGTGATTTTGGGTTAGCCAAATCTCTGGAAACTAGTATTCAATTTGCCACAACATACGTCGGTACACCATATTACATGTCGCCTGAAGTGTTGATGGACCAACCATACTCCCCACTATCCGACATCTGGTCACTAGGTTGTGTTATTTTTGAGATGTGTTCGTTGCACCCCCCATTTCAGGCAAAAAATTATCTCGAGCTACAAACTAAGATTAAAAACGGGAAATGTGACACCGTCCCTGAGTATTACTCTAGAGGGCTTAATGCCATAATACATTCAATGATAGATGTGAACTTAAGAACCAGGCCTTCCACTTTTGAATTACTGCAAGATATTCAGATACGAACTGCAAGAAAGTCGTTGCAATTAGAGAGATTTGAAAGGAAGTTACTGGACTATGAAAATGAGCTGAcaaacattgaaaaaatcctCGAGAAGCAAGCTATTGAATACGAAAGAGAACTGAGTCAGTTGAAGGAACAATTTACCCAGGCAGTGGAGGAGCGAGCCAGGGAAGTAATTAGCGGTAAGAAAGTTGGTAAGGTTCCAGAATCTATAAACGGATATTAtggtaaaaaatttgcCAAACCTGCATACCACTGGCAAACAAGATATCGATAA